The Apium graveolens cultivar Ventura chromosome 6, ASM990537v1, whole genome shotgun sequence genome contains a region encoding:
- the LOC141664666 gene encoding putative mitochondrial protein AtMg00310, with product MNGFWWGQGAKSSGIRWMTWDKLCVSKYGGGLGVRSLRCFNTAMLAKQGWRILTKANSLVFNLLKARYFPRTDFLNVELGANPTYLWRSILSAQDAIKAGCRKKIGDGVRTKVCKVPWLPCKENGYVSTTLIPELHNINVQSLIDIYTNTWDSDLLDELFNDRDRQLIRRVPILLQPKCDSWFWLLNPKGQFIVKSMYQQLQGPYDMSFQQ from the coding sequence ATGAATGGGTTTTGGTGGGGACAAGGTGCGAAGAGTAGCGGTATTAGATGGATGACATGGGATAAGTTGTGTGTTTCAAAATATGGGGGAGGCTTGGGAGTTAGAAGCTTAAGGTGCTTCAACACAGCTATGCTAGCCAAACAAGGATGGAGGATCTTGACTAAAGCAAATTCTTTGGTTTTTAATCTTCTGAAAGCTCGGTACTTTCCTCGTACTGATTTTCTGAATGTCGAGTTGGGTGCGAATCCAACCTATTTGTGGCGTAGTATTTTATCTGCTCAAGATGCTATTAAAGCAGGCTGTCGAAAGAAAATTGGTGATGGAGTTAGAACTAAGGTCTGTAAAGTGCCCTGGTTACCTTGCAAAGAAAACGGTTATGTGTCTACAACTTTAATTCCTGAACTGCATAATATAAATGTTCAAAGTTTAATCGATATTTACACAAATACATGGGATTCTGATCTTTTGGATGAGTTGTTCAACGACCGTGATCGTCAATTAATTCGAAGAGTTCCAATCCTACTTCAACCAAAATGTGATTCCTGGTTCTGGTTACTTAATCCCAAAGGTCAGTTCATAGTGAAGAGTATGTATCAACAGCTGCAGGGGCCTTATGATATGTCTTTCCAACAATAA
- the LOC141664667 gene encoding uncharacterized protein LOC141664667, with product MSLLAWNCRGLAKPRAVQFLKETNNFYRSSVVFLFKTLVKSNKIVDVCKKISFAGYFAVDVQGHGGGLALFWKNESGVQIKDGCSNYIDFEVFNDQEGRWRYTGIYDYPERSKRVEAWDMIRILSNKSSLPWCMIGDYNDLMFDSEKRGGRNHPQALLQGFLDTVANCGLMDFRYEGECFTWERCRGTDLWIQEHLDRGLATRDWMELFLSAVVKVLDGPTSDHLPLLLDLSKKVYIPKAKCFRFENIWIRERDCLNVINNFWTDMATSDLLETLAQCCLKLEEWGGGLVKEMKENLKLYRNQMKKFCARRDAQGLKLYSEAHWNFLRFIEKQEIFWQQRAKQIWLAEGDENS from the coding sequence ATGAGTCTTTTAGCCTGGAACTGCCGTGGGCTGGCCAAACCACGGGCAGTTCAGTTTCTAAAAGAAACCAATAACTTCTATAGGTCCAGTGTTGTTTTTCTTTTTAAGACTTTGGTTAAATCCAATAAAATTGTCGACGTTTGTAAAAAGATTAGTTTTGCTGGTTACTTCGCAGTTGATGTGCAAGGGCATGGAGGGGGCTTGGCTCTGTTTTGGAAAAATGAAAGTGGGGTTCAGATAAAAGATGGTTGTTCTAATTATATAGATTTCGAAGTTTTTAATGACCAAGAAGGTAGATGGAGATACACGGGGATTTATGACTACCCTGAGAGAAGCAAGCGAGTAGAGGCATGGGATATGATCCGTATTCTGTCCAACAAATCATCTCTCCCTTGGTGTATGATTGGAGATTATAACGACCTGATGTTTGATAGTGAGAAGCGAGGGGGGCGAAATCATCCTCAAGCTCTATTGCAAGGATTTTTGGATACGGTAGCTAATTGTGGTTTGATGGATTTCAGATATGAAGGGGAGTGTTTTACCTGGGAAAGATGTCGTGGTACAGATTTATGGATTCAGGAGCACCTAGATAGAGGGTTGGCTACTCGAGATTGGATGGAATTATTCCTGAGTGCAGTAGTAAAAGTGCTAGATGGGCCGACTTCAGATCATCTTCCTCTTCTTCTTGACCTTAGTAAAAAAGTGTATATCCCTAAAGCGAAATGTTTTCGATTTGAAAACATCTGGATTCGTGAGAGAGATTGTCTTAATGTGATTAATAATTTCTGGACGGACATGGCCACTAGTGATTTATTAGAAACGCTGGCACAATGTTGTTTGAAGCTTGAAGAATGGGGCGGTGGTTTGGTTAAAGAGATGAAAGAGAACCTGAAGTTGTATAGAAATCAAATGAAGAAGTTTTGTGCTCGAAGAGATGCTCAGGGTCTAAAATTATATAGTGAAGCTCACTGGAATTTTCTCCGATTTATTGAAAAACAAGAAATATTCTGGCAGCAGAGAGCCAAACAAATTTGGCTTGCTGAGGGAGATGAAAATTCATAG